In a genomic window of Hippoglossus stenolepis isolate QCI-W04-F060 chromosome 15, HSTE1.2, whole genome shotgun sequence:
- the LOC124854857 gene encoding collagen alpha-1(I) chain-like — protein MDPDCQRGEAVPLYEGKYNGYPDQPGQFGPSGQFGPSGQFGPSGQVGPSGQVGPSGQFGPSGQFGPSGQFGPSGQFGPPGQFGPSGQFGPSGQFGPSGQFGPPGQFGPSGQGGQPGQGGQPGKPVGPVVVDHTTVEITTAPPRDHFIWSILSLFYANICCLGLAALICSVKARDRKMVGDMVGARHHSSTARKLNIINASLFAVLIITIIILFFYNPMISEDILRYWIHKL, from the exons ATGGATCCTGATTGTCAGAGAGGTGAGGCTGTTCCACTGTATGAGGGGAAGTATAATGGATACCCTGATCAGCCTGGACAGTTCGGTCCTTCTGGACAGTTCGGCCCTTCTGGACAGTTCGGCCCTTCTGGACAGGTCGGTCCTTCTGGACAGGTCGGCCCTTCTGGACAGTTTGGCCCTTCTGGACAGTTTGGCCCTTCTGGACAGTTTGGCCCTTCTGGACAGTTTGGCCCACCTGGACAGTTTGGCCCTTCTGGACAGTTCGGCCCTTCTGGACAGTTTGGCCCTTCTGGACAGTTCGGCCCACCTGGACAGTTTGGTCCTTCTGGACAGGGTGGACAGCCTGGACAGGGCGGACAGCCTGGAAAGCCTGTTGGACCTGTAGTGGTTGACCATACCACTGTGGAGATCACCACTGCGCCCCCCCGGGACCACTTCATCTGGTCCATACTCAGTCTTTTCTACGCAAACATATGTTGCCTCGGACTGGCAGCTCTCATCTGCTCGGTCAAG GCCAGAGACCGGAAGATGGTTGGAGATATGGTTGGTGCCCGACACCACAGCTCCACCGCCCGCAAACTCAACATCATCAATGCATCTCTGTTTGCCGTCCTGATCATCACTATCATTATTCTCTTCTTCTATAACCCAATGATCTCAGAAGACATCCTCAGGTATTGGATCCACAAGTTGTAA